A window of Deltaproteobacteria bacterium contains these coding sequences:
- the truB gene encoding tRNA pseudouridine(55) synthase TruB, with protein sequence MPEPRSELHGLLLVDKPEGVTSASVVAFVKRTLRQRKVGHLGTLDPFATGLLPICIGEGTKIAAFLADDEKRYVGEIALGTATDTLDRTGAVLEERPLPPLTTADLAAAVAGLRGEILQTPPMYSALKRDGVPLYRLARAGQTVERAPRPVRIAAFDVAWLAADRLAFAVTCSRGTYVRVLAQDLGRALGTAAHLAALRRTRCGPFDVRDAVRLDDLARVAAEGALALVTPSEALGTLRAVEVDSRTIVSIRRGQQRVLGTLGPPRGAGEVVRLASARGELVAIATATSDGSRWQLARVMVERTRGEPE encoded by the coding sequence ATGCCTGAGCCCCGCTCGGAGCTGCACGGGCTGCTTCTGGTGGACAAGCCGGAGGGTGTGACGTCGGCCTCCGTGGTCGCGTTCGTGAAGCGCACGCTGCGGCAGCGCAAGGTCGGGCACCTCGGGACGCTCGATCCCTTCGCGACCGGGCTTCTCCCGATCTGCATCGGCGAGGGAACGAAGATCGCGGCCTTTCTCGCCGACGACGAGAAGCGGTACGTCGGTGAGATCGCGCTCGGGACCGCGACCGACACGCTCGACCGCACCGGGGCGGTGCTCGAGGAACGACCGCTGCCGCCGCTCACCACGGCCGACCTGGCGGCCGCGGTTGCCGGGCTGCGCGGTGAGATCCTGCAGACGCCGCCGATGTACTCGGCGCTGAAGCGTGACGGCGTGCCGCTCTATCGCCTGGCGCGCGCAGGGCAGACCGTCGAGCGGGCCCCCCGTCCGGTCCGGATCGCGGCCTTCGACGTGGCGTGGCTCGCCGCTGATCGCCTCGCGTTCGCGGTGACGTGCTCGCGGGGCACCTACGTACGGGTTCTGGCGCAGGATCTGGGGCGGGCCCTCGGAACGGCCGCGCACTTGGCGGCGCTCCGCCGGACGCGCTGCGGCCCCTTCGACGTCCGGGACGCCGTGAGGCTCGACGATCTCGCGCGGGTGGCGGCCGAGGGCGCGCTGGCGCTCGTGACCCCCTCGGAGGCGCTCGGGACGCTGCGGGCGGTCGAGGTCGATTCGCGCACCATCGTGTCGATCCGGCGCGGACAGCAGCGGGTGCTCGGGACGCTCGGGCCTCCCCGGGGAGCGGGCGAGGTGGTGCGCTTGGCGAGCGCGCGGGGGGAGTTGGTCGCGATCGCGACGGCGACGTCGGATGGGTCCCGTTGGCAGCTGGCGCGGGTGATGGTCGAGCGCACGCGAGGCGAGCCGGAATGA
- the rbfA gene encoding 30S ribosome-binding factor RbfA yields MAGHRTDRVGALLQAALSDVLLRGVKDPRVGMVTVTGARMSPDLKHATVYVAVHGGEAAERSTLAGLASARAYLQSQIGRRLGLRFTPELRFEIDPTIGNAERLERLLREARGPREEDDDA; encoded by the coding sequence ATGGCCGGACATCGAACCGATCGCGTCGGAGCGTTGCTGCAAGCGGCGCTCTCGGACGTCCTGCTGCGCGGGGTGAAGGACCCCAGGGTCGGCATGGTCACCGTGACGGGCGCGCGTATGTCGCCCGATCTGAAGCACGCGACCGTGTACGTGGCGGTGCACGGGGGCGAGGCGGCGGAGCGGAGCACGCTCGCGGGCCTCGCGAGCGCGCGTGCGTATCTGCAGTCGCAGATCGGGCGGCGGCTCGGCCTCCGCTTCACTCCCGAGCTGCGCTTCGAGATCGATCCGACCATCGGCAACGCGGAGCGCCTCGAACGGCTGCTGCGCGAGGCGCGTGGCCCGCGCGAGGAAGACGACGATGCCTGA
- a CDS encoding DUF503 domain-containing protein: protein MTVGVLRLTLYLHENHSLKGKRSVLRTIKARVRNKFNVSIAEADDHDLWQRAVLGISQVGTDQAFVDGALREVVRCIDDMQVAELGEEQLEFLHY, encoded by the coding sequence GTGACCGTCGGCGTACTTCGTCTCACGCTCTACTTGCACGAGAACCATTCGCTCAAGGGCAAGCGGAGCGTGCTCCGCACCATCAAGGCGCGGGTGCGCAACAAGTTCAACGTGTCGATCGCCGAAGCCGACGACCACGATCTCTGGCAGCGTGCGGTGCTCGGCATCAGCCAGGTCGGCACCGATCAGGCGTTCGTCGACGGGGCCCTGCGCGAGGTCGTGCGTTGCATCGACGACATGCAGGTCGCGGAGCTCGGCGAGGAGCAGCTCGAGTTCCTGCACTACTGA